The Candidatus Limnocylindrales bacterium nucleotide sequence TGGGTGTGGCCGGAAATGCGTGCCCCAGAAGTGCACTCAGCGACGGATAGGCCACCAGCGCGTAGAAGATCAGAAGGATGCCCGCCAGGTGGCGTGAGCCGTTGTTCATCCAGAAGCGGATGTCGTTGCCGAGGATGCCGAGACGCGCCACCAGGCCCGCCTGCACCACGAACAGGAACGCGAACGCGTAGCCGAGAGGAGTCATTCGCGACAGGAACGCGTAGCAATAGAGCAGGCCGGTCCACAGCCAGAACGTGGCGATCAACCCGCTGGCCAGGCGATCATGCGCGGGAAAGCGGAACATCGCCAGGCACACGGCGGCGAAGGCGCCGAGGGACAGCGCGGCTGGCGCCGGCCACAGCGCATCGTTGTAGGCCGTCAGGACGTCCAGGGCCGCGGTGTTGTCGAATGCGAACGCCAAGCGTGCAGCGCG carries:
- a CDS encoding DUF6064 family protein, coding for MAFAFDNTAALDVLTAYNDALWPAPAALSLGAFAAVCLAMFRFPAHDRLASGLIATFWLWTGLLYCYAFLSRMTPLGYAFAFLFVVQAGLVARLGILGNDIRFWMNNGSRHLAGILLIFYALVAYPSLSALLGHAFPATPTFGTPTPVTIFTLGMLLLTRAPWPRILFAIPLLWTVVGTYFAIETRMREDLALIVAAALVLTMTPVEDDPDAAGVAR